A DNA window from Hordeum vulgare subsp. vulgare chromosome 1H, MorexV3_pseudomolecules_assembly, whole genome shotgun sequence contains the following coding sequences:
- the LOC123412208 gene encoding late embryogenis abundant protein 2-like — translation MARVASSCAILMAQRRGFSAAITAIGVSSKKVEEKAVKLGTAATEDTTEDKTAFWKPDPKTGDYRPVTGTKEVDPADLRAEMFKRRLLQQQQQQ, via the exons ATGGCCCGAGTTGCATCCAGCTGTGCCATCCTCATGGCACAAAG GAGGGGATTCTCCGCCGCGATAACCGCCATCGGAGTGTCGTCGAAGAAGGTCGAGGAGAAGGCGGTGAAGCTGGGCACGGCGGCGACCGAGGACACGACGGAGGACAAGACGGCGTTCTGGAAGCCTGATCCCAAGACCGGCGACTACCGGCCGGTGACCGGCACCAAGGAGGTGGATCCCGCGGACCTGCGCGCCGAGATGTTCAAACGGAGgttgctgcagcagcagcagcagcagtga